The region TCTGGCTAAATACCGAAAGAAAGGCTCCGAACATGAAAGTGTGACTTATACGATTGCCGATCACCCTGAATTACAGGGGGATATGTTGGCGTTATTCGAAGAATTGAGCAAACGAATCTGTAACCTGGACAGTTCTGTCCGCATGGAATTCAAAAAATTATACATTGCTTTTAAAACATCCACAAATTTCGTCGATATTGTGCCGCAGAAAAGCAGACTGCGGTTAAGCTTAAATATGCCCTTCGATGAAATTCAGGATCCGAAAGGCATTTGTAAGGATGTGAGCAACGTCGGGCGTTGGGGGAACGGAGACGTTGAATTTGGGGTTTCTTCTTTAGATGAAATTGACTATGCGATGTTTCTGATCAGACAGTCCTATGAAAGGCATCGGGAAGATGTATAAAGGTGAAGAGGAGCGATGCGGCTCCTTTTTTTCTCTGATGATATACTGGAAATAAAGGGAACAAGGTGATTGTTTGATCAGCTTATCCTTAAATTAAAATGCAAAAGGGGGAAAGTATACATGGAGATGATACCTAAGGCTGAGCCGCAGAAAATTCCGTTTCAGGTGTTTGAGGAATCGATTCCAAACGAAGGAAGATGGGAATGGATAGGTGGAGAGATTTTTTTCTCTGATGATGAAATAAAAAAAGTCATTCTCATGCTGGTCGGCCAAATCGGGTTAAGAAAACTGATCAACATCCTCCCCAATGAATCAAGGAACGAGCTTGAAAGGCTGTTAAGGGATGAAAGTTGAAAGGAATCGAAGGGCATGAGTTTGAAAGACTTGGCGTTTGTGCACCTGTTAACTGAGTTGACTCGCTATGCCAGGGAGAACCAGTCGGGAACGGTTTTGCCGCGAACGCTGGTTTATATCGAGGAGAAGGAAGTTGCGGTCATTCCCGATATCGTCTTCGTAAAGAGAGCAAGAAGCGGAATCATCCAGAAAAACAGGATTTGCGGCGTGCCTGATTTGGTGGTTGAAATCGTGTCGAATCCAAGCCATCGTGACAAACTGCTGGACAAAAAGAAGGATACATATGCCCGATGTGAGGTTCCTGAATATTGGATCGCAGATCCATTTGAAACAACGGTTAGGAAGTATGTACTAAATGAAGGGGCATACCAGGAAACAGACAACTCGTGGTTGTTTCCCGACCTGATGGTACAGTTGCCTGATAGTTGAAAAGGGTTGAAGGTTGCACAGGGATGAACAGGAACAAAATAATGGCAAGAGAAGCCTTGGAAATTATCAATAATGAACAGAGTTGTTCATGCCAAGGGGACTAGCAGGGCAAAAAATCCAGATACGTGATGGTATCTGGAGGAGGAGAGTGTTATGAAGGAAAGTTTTCAAGTAGTTACTTCAGTTTTCTTTTGATTTCGCGTTCCAGTTCCTGATGTATTTTTCTGACGGCACGGTTGAGTTCGCTTTTGATACGGGCTTTTGACATGGATGACGTAAGTTTGATTTTCACTTTAGCCATTAGGCAGACCCCCATGTTCAAATCTAGTTTTTACCTTTTTTTGACTGTGACAAAACAGAACCAGCAAGCTTCTTGGTTGTATCACTGTACCTGTCACTCTTCAAAACCTTAGATGCTAGTGCCGCCATCTTGTCAGAAGACACTTTGTTATGACCTTTGGTTGCCATTCAGTACCCCCCTTTCCAGATCTTATCATTTGACTTGATTATATAACACTATATATTGTGTGTCAAACGTTTGTTCTCACTATATATAGTGAAAATATTGAGAGGTTGCTGGTTAAATGAAAGATATTGTGCTACTGAAATATTGGGTGACAGATCCATTTGAAAAACGGTTAGGAAATATAGGTTGACGGGACTTATCAATAGATGGAAATATCGAGGATGGTAACCAGACCTGTAAGAGGGGTGAAATTACGCACAAGTGCCTCTGAAGAAAGCAACTTGGAAGCGACCATAAATGCATAAAAGGTATGAAGCAATTATTGAACAGTTTTATATAAACTTCATAAGTTTATTGGACATTTCGGCAAAATTACGGCTACAAGTATGCAAAATTTATGAAAAGGATATTAAAAATTTATGCAGATCCTTCATAAAAGATATGCAAGCTCAGGAACATGGAGAAATTATCCACAAAATAAACAGGCGGTTTTGTGGATAAATTGTATATAAGACTCCCTTTCCCCTTTAAACTTTTTGCCTACAAAGCAACTTCGGCGGGAAAATTTAATAAAAGCAAGCGTTGAAAACCTGCAATAGGCCAGATAAACTGATATTAAAACATCATACAAACATTCGTTCTGATGAGGAGCGGATAGAAATGCGAATATTATTTTTGCTAATGCCAAATTCAATACTTGTTTTTCCCAAGGGCATCACTCCATGAATGGTTGGAGTCGATGCCCTTCAATTTTTTCAATCGAATTAAGAACATAACTTTATTCGATGGAGGGAGATCGGAATGGAGATCCAATGCACCAGGCATTTTTTGAAACGTTGCAAAGAACAGAATCTCGATCCCAAGGACATAACCAGTTGCCTGAAAGAAGAGATGCCAAAAATCCAGGGGATCGCAAAGTGGAGACTGCAAAATGGTATCGAAATCGTTGTCAATGGGATGGGAAATCGGCTTGTTCTCATCACGGTGGTTGGCGTGGAGAAGCGAAAACGGGGGATATATGGACGCAATAAAACCTACAAACTGGAACGGTCATTTTCAATGCCAATCGAGCTGGAGTGGATGGAGGTAGGTTGACTGTGAATGCGGCTCAACCCTTTCCAGAGCTAAGTTGGTCATGGACAAGAAACCAAACGTTTCTGAATTGCAAACGATGGTATTTCCATGCCTATTATAGCTCCTGGGGAGGCTGGCGGCGTAAGGCGTCCAATCTCTCCAGGCATGCCTACCGCCTAAAGCGGCTTGTTACGCTTGACCAATTGTTCGGGATTTCGGTACACAACCAGATTCATCGGATGATTGACGTGTCTCAAAAGATGACCGTCGAAGCATTTAATGCATCCGTTCAAAAAGCGTTGAACAAGGCGTATTGGGAATCCATACACAAAAAGGAGCAATGGTATGAACATCCCAGTGACTTCAACATGTTGCATGAAATGTATTACAACGGAGAGCTTCCCGAACATAAAATCGAAGAATATCGGGAGCGGATGACCGTCATTGCCAACCATTTGCTGTCAAGTCAAACATTCATGGACATTTTTGACGGAAAGGGAAAAAGGATTAAGCTGATCACATACGAGCGGTTCCGATTATTTGAGATGGAAGGCGTTAAAGCGTGGGTGGTCTTGGATCTGGTGTTTCAAGACCTGGAAAGCGGAA is a window of Microaerobacter geothermalis DNA encoding:
- a CDS encoding Uma2 family endonuclease, which codes for MSLKDLAFVHLLTELTRYARENQSGTVLPRTLVYIEEKEVAVIPDIVFVKRARSGIIQKNRICGVPDLVVEIVSNPSHRDKLLDKKKDTYARCEVPEYWIADPFETTVRKYVLNEGAYQETDNSWLFPDLMVQLPDS
- a CDS encoding PD-(D/E)XK nuclease family protein, with the translated sequence MNAAQPFPELSWSWTRNQTFLNCKRWYFHAYYSSWGGWRRKASNLSRHAYRLKRLVTLDQLFGISVHNQIHRMIDVSQKMTVEAFNASVQKALNKAYWESIHKKEQWYEHPSDFNMLHEMYYNGELPEHKIEEYRERMTVIANHLLSSQTFMDIFDGKGKRIKLITYERFRLFEMEGVKAWVVLDLVFQDLESGKFVVVDFKTGKPSSSDRVQLLLYALFLKEAFNLPTLDQMELRNEYLAQGKYTSFTPRQTDLEYVQSLIQTSVKEMKAYLRVPEQNVPLEMERFEQTKNRAICRRCAFQELCDIG